The Microbispora sp. ZYX-F-249 genomic interval GTTTGCCCAGGCCGGAGCCGTGCTCGGTGCCGCGTCGGGCGATCTGCGGGCGCACGCCCAGTGCCCGGACGAGCCGACGGTACTTGTCGTGGTCGTAGCCGCGGTCACCGAGAACGACATCGGGGCGTCGGCGGGGCCGGCCGCGCTTGCCGCGGACGGGCGGGATGGCCTCCAGCAGCGGCACGAGCTGGGTGACGTCGTTGCGGTTGCCGCCGGTCAGGGTGAACGCGAGCGGGATGCCGGTGGCGTCGGTGATCAGGTGGTGCTTGCTGCCCGGGCGGCCTCGGTCGACTGGGCTCGGGCCGGTCTGCGCCCCCCTTTTAGCGCTCTGACGTGGGAGGAGTCCACGACAGCGCGGGAGAAGTCGAGCGTGTCGGCGGCGCGCAGGCGATCGAGCAGGACCTCATGCAGGCGTTGCCAGACCCCGGCCTTCTGCCACTCGGCCAGGCGTCGCCAGCAGGTCATGCCTGAGCCGTAGCCCAGTTCCTGCGGCAGGTGCTCCCAGGCGATGCCGGTGTGCAGAACGAACAAGATGCCCTGCAGCACCTGGCGGTCATCCAGCCGCTTGCGGCCCGGGTAGCGGGTCCGGCGCTGGTGCTTGGGCAGCAATGGCTCGATGACCGCCCATAACTCGTCGCTGACCTCCCACGGCTTCAGCCGCGCCACCTGCCACTCCTCTCGCCGACTACAGCGAGAGATCAAACCACAACGGAGATCATTCTGTTAGGAGGTCT includes:
- a CDS encoding IS5 family transposase (programmed frameshift), with the protein product MARLKPWEVSDELWAVIEPLLPKHQRRTRYPGRKRLDDRQVLQGILFVLHTGIAWEHLPQELGYGSGMTCWRRLAEWQKAGVWQRLHEVLLDRLRAADTLDFSRAVVDSSHVRALKGGPQTGPSPVDRGRPGSKHHLITDATGIPLAFTLTGGNRNDVTQLVPLLEAIPPVRGKRGRPRRRPDVVLGDRGYDHDKYRRLVRALGVRPQIARRGTEHGSGLGKQRWVVEQAIALLHSFRRLRIRWEVREDIHRAFLSIGCALICWRRLGSLR